The genomic window GATTTGCTTATATTCGTCCAAGATATCATCGGTGAAGTCAATGCTGTCTCCTCCGGTACTGATATTTGAATTTTCTCTAAGGTATATAGTTTCGTCTTTTTTTGGTATATAGTCAAAATTTAGATTTTGGCTTGCTAAAAATGTCTCCTCAGCCTCACCTAAATTTATCTTCTGTAGGGGTTTTTTGTAGCCCGTTCCCCTTAAAACGTCTTTATTCTTTTGTTCCACCAATGTTCTGATAGAATGTTTCTCATCTCCTACAACATTTGCTGGGACTCTATGTAGGATTCCTACGACTTTATCCTTTAACACAAAAATTCTATATTCCTTTCCTTCGATAAATTCCTCTATCAGGATAGAATCATCCTCTCCAAAGGCAAAATTCAGGGCATTTTCATAATCTGACAGAGTAAATTCTTTGGGAAGGATTGTTATTCCCAATCCAAAATTAGTGGAGTTCGGTTTAACGACTGTTTTAGTCCCCTGATATCTGTAAAAATCATCTACAGCATCCTGTGAGTTAGTATAATATCCTCCCTTAGGAACTTTTATCTTATTCTTCTCTAATATCTTTTTAGTCACCAATTTATTTTCCATGATTAGGACAGTGCTATATGAATCTAAGGAAGTTTTAGTAGCCTGGACTATATATTCTGTCTTTCCATTCTTAGTTAGCGAGATAAAGTTTTCCTTCCGATCCAGGATCTCAAATTTGATCCCTCTTTTAATGGCATCTTTTATTAAAATCTGGGTAGAAAGTTCCAAATCTTCATATCCTCTTAGGGAGAAGTTATCGATCTGACTTTCTTTATAATATTTTTTAGCTAAATTCAGGTTGAAATCTATAAAGCCTTCCTCTCTAATTCCTTTTTCGATCTGACTTGAAATAAGAAGATCGGTGTTGTGAAATGATTCCAAAGCTTCTCTGAGAGTATTTGTGTAATTTGAATTAGAAATCCCCAAGTTCTCTATAATTATTTCGATCTTTGAAATAATGTCTAATCCTAAATCCTTTAAAAATTTAAATTCTCCTCCATCAAATAATTCTAGATCCACCTTTCTACCATAGTGAGCTACAAGGTCATGATTTTTATTTCCTTCCCACATCTCTTTCTCTGTTAGGCTGTCCTCATCTGTAAATAGGCAGAACAATAAAAATAAGTGTACAAAGTATAATTGATCTATAGAAATTCCTGTTTTTATCATGGGATTAAGATCTAATAACCGAACTTCTAAATATTCAATTCCATCTTCTTCGATGGATTTTAATAAGTTTGTGTTGTCTTTAGCTTTTAATCTGATAGGGCTGTAGTATTCCTTTTCACTGATTAATTTCTCTTGAGAGATCAGTGTTTTGATATTCTCTACATATTCTGCTCTAGAATTATAAGAAATGTTGAACACTTCCTTATTTTTGTATCCACACATTCCATTTCTAAATGAGTTTCCTGAGGTATAAGAGAATGAATCAGGAGCTACTTCGTCCAGCATGTCCACACATTTTCTACTGTATGTACCGTGGATGCTTGGATTAGCTCCAAATAAGTATATAAGGATCCATCTGTATTTAAAGAAATTTCTCGAAATTTTTAAGTAGATCTCATCTTTGAATAATTTAAAATCAGAGTTCTTAGACTCTTTGTGTAATAGCTCTAAAAATTCATCTTTAAAGGAAAAATTATAGTGGATTCCCGATAAAAGCTGTTTTTGTTTACCATATTTTTGTGAGAGGTAATCTCTGTATTTTTGAGCCCGATTCCCTTCACAGGTTTCTTCAAATGTAGAAACGGGGATATCCTCTTCGTCTGGGAGTGATGGGGGAGTGCTTTGAGGCCAGAGATATTCGTCTTTTAACTCGAGACTCACAATATCGTGTAAACTATCTAAAAAATTATAAGTTTCCTCGATGGTATCCATAGAGGGAGTGATCATCTCTACCTGACTCTCGGAAAAATCAGTGGTAATATATGGATTTTTTAATTTATTCCCGAAAATATCAGGGTGTTTTGTCATAGCAAGGTGACCGCTGGAATCTACCCTAACATTTTCCTTTTCTATCCCAAAATTGCATTTGGTTAAAAATCTATTTAATTTTTTATCATTTATAATGTTTATCAATTTTTTCATTTCTACCCTCCCTCTTTTTTATACCATCTAGATTCTGATTGTTTTTTAATTAGTTGTGCTATTTTTTAATTCATGACTAAAGTTTTGTCCTCTTTAAATCTCTTTAAATGGATCATAAACCAAATTGGAAGAACTATTCCTTTGAGTATACTACTGATTGTAATACTCCACCAAATACCATTTAACTCTAATGCAGTAACAGATAACATGAGAGCCATAGGTATACGAGCTCCTGTAAGGATTATACTTACGATAGATGGAGGCAATGTTTTTCCGATACCCTGGAATCCTCCTACAGTGGTCATCTCAACTACCATAAATAGTTGGGATACTCCTAATATTCGCAGGTAATTAGCTCCTAAACTAACTATATAGTCATCCTGTAAAAATATTCTGAATATAGGTTCTGGAAAGACTATTAAGATAAAACTTACAAAGACTCCTAAAACAGAGATTATCCCAATGGCATTGAAATATCCTTTTTTTATCCGATCATATTTCTTAGCACCATAGTTTTGTCCTACAAAGGCAGCCAGCGCTCCTTGGAATCCACCTGCTGTAATCCATGAAATAGATTCTATCTGTACCCCTACTCTTTGTACAGCTATGGCATCTGCTCCCCAATTGGCTATAATCCTTGCGATAAACACAGAGAATCCTGTAAAAAGAATCCTTTGGGCAGCTATAGGTGTACCAATTTTAATAATATCTCTAGTTTTTTCCATATCATAGACAAATCCATGGGTAAATATTTGATAATGTTTCCTTAAATATATAAATAAGATTGTAGAAACTATCGTTTGGGCTAAGACTGTGGCTATAGCAGCTCCTACAACTCCTAACTTAGGGAAACCAAATAATCCAAAGATTAATATGGGATCTAAGATGATATTTAAGATAAGTCCGATACTGGTTATTAAAAATGGTGTTTTACTGTCTCCATGACCATTGAATATCCGGGTGAAAACCAAAGAAAGGGATGAAAAAAATATCCCAAAAGCTGTGATGGTCATATAATCTACTGCCATCTTTTCAATTGCTGGATTATTTAATTTGAAAAATCCTATAAGCTGGTACCTAGAGATCAAAATCATAACTATAAAGGCTGTAATAAGACCCATGGTGTTGATGATAGATGTTTCGGCGTAGGAGTTTGCTTTTTTATAATTTTTTTCTCCTACAGACTGGGATGTTCTGATCCCTGTTCCTATAAAGATAAGAGCTGTTATTGCAAATCCGAATTTCAGGAAAAATCCAGCTGTACCAACAGCAGCGACAGCACCATTCCCCAATCGACCAATCCAGATCATATCTATCATATTATATGCCATCTGAATCAACGACATCCCCATGATAGGCAGGGAAAGAAGGGTCAATTTATAGAGAATATTCCCCTCGGTTAAATCATATTTTTTTTTCATATTTCCTCCAAACTACCTCTCTATATCTCCTTAGTTAAGGAAAAGTTAGATGAGGATCGCTAGTTATAAAAGTTTTTTGATATAGTTGGTAGCTAGATCTTCACAGTTCCTCAAAAGATCGATAGTTTTATCATCTGATATACGATAGTGGGAATAGTTCCCTTCCTTTCTTTTAACAATCAGACCTGCATTACTGAGAATTTTTAGATGCTGAGATAGATTTGCCTGGGTAAATTCAGTATCATCTACTAATTTGCATACACAAAGTTCCCCATCTACTAATTTTTTTAAGATCTTTAATCTTAACGGGTGACCTAAAGCTTTGAATATTCGAGCTTGAAAATCAATGTTATTCATAAAATTCCTCCTTAAGTATTTAACTAAATAATTATTTGCTTATATATTAAGATATTTTAATCATAAAAGCAAGGAATATTTATTCGATTAAATTTTAGATTTTATTGTATATAGAATAGATGTATAATAAACTATTATTATCACAATAAAAAAAGGGGTGCAGGAGATGAAAATAGCATTTGTGTGTAACTAAAAAATAAAAACTCCTATAGAGAAAAAGATGTATGAATATATCTGTTATTGTGACAAGGTAACCAAAGAAGACATAGTTACTGCTGTATTTGGAGGTGCCAAAACTTTCAAGGAAGTTATAGAGGTGACAGGGCTATGAAAAATTCAAATTGTCAGGAAAATAACCCAAAAGGTGTATGCTGCAGTGCAGATATAATAGAAGTAATAAAAGAATACAGCCAAGGTAAAGTCAATTGATAAATTAGTAAAATAAAGGTAAGGTAAAAGTTGGGGAAGAGAAAATAAAGGGGTGTTAAAAATAACAGATATATAGTATAATGCCCTGTAAAATATAATAAATTTAAGGAGTGATTATTCAATGAATATCATGTTATTTGGAGCACCTGGTGCCGGTAAAGGTACGCAAGCAAAATTTCTAATAGAGAAATACGATATACCTCAAATCTCAACAGGAGATATCTTGAGAGCAGCTATAAAAGCTGGAACAGAGATGGGATTAGAAGCGAAGAAATTTATGGATGAAGGGAAGTTAGTACCTGATTCAACTATCATCGGAATAATAAGAGATAGATTAGCTGAAAAAGATTGTACAGAAGGATTTATCTTAGATGGATTCCCTAGAACAATACCTCAAGCAGAGGCATTAGAAAAGTTAATGGAAGATATGAAAATATCATTGGATAGAGTAATATCTCTAAATGTTCCTGATGATCTAATTGTAGATAGAATTACTGGAAGAAGAGTATGTCCTAAATGTGGAGCATCTTTCCATGTTGAGTTCAACGCTCCTAAAACTACAGATATCTGTGACTACTGTGGAGAAGCATTAATCATAAGAAAAGATGATACAGCTGAGACTGTTGTAAATAGATTAGCTTCATACCATGCTCAAACTGCACCATTATTTGATTTCTATACAACTAGAGGAGTAATGGCAGAAGTAGACGGAACAAAAGATGTTTCAGAAGTAAAGGAAGATATATTTAAAATATTAGGATAAAGTTATCTAAAAAAGGTGAGGTGGCTCACCTTTTTTATTAGATAGCAATTAAGAGTTAACTCTCATTTTATTATATTTAATATTTAAAGAAGAGAGTGCAAGGAGGATAAGATGTCAATAACAATTAAAACAAGAGAAGAGATAGAAAAGATAAAGGCAGCAAACCAAATAATTGCTAGATTATACAATGAAATATTACCTAGTAAGATAGTCCCAGGAGTATCAACAAATGAGCTAAATGTAATTATAGAAGATTATATTAGAAGCCAAGGGGCAATTCCTGCAACTATAGGTGTAGGAGGACCACAAAATGCTTATCCAGCAGGTTCTTGTTTATCTGTAAACGAAGAGGTAGTGCACGGGATTCCTGGAAACAGAATCTTACAAGAGGGAGATATAATCAGTGTTGACACTGTAACTAACCTAGATGGTTATTATGGAGATTCGGCTATTACATTTCCTGTAGGAGAGATCGATGAGGAGTCTAAAAAGTTATTAGAAGTAACGAAGGAAGCTTTAGAAATAGGAATTGAACAATGTTATGCTGGAAACAGATTAGGAGATTTAGGAAACGCAATTGAAGCTCACGTAAAGAAAAATAAATTTACAGTAGTAAGAGATTTTTGCGGCCACGGAGTAGGGCATTCTATGCATGAAGATCCTATGGTAATGAATTTTGGTAGAAAAGGCAGAGGAATAAAACTAGAAGAAGGAATGGTAATCGCTATAGAGCCTATGGTGAATTCAGGATCTTATAAGGTAGGAATTCTAGATGATGGTTGGACGGCTGTAACTAAGGATGGAAAAAGAAGTGCACATTTCGAACATTCAGTGGCTATTGTAGATGGAAAACCACTAGTTTTAAGTAGATATGAAAAATAAATTTTTGATTACAAATATTAGATCTAACCTAGTAAAATAGAGTTTTTGAACAATATAGCAACAGAACTGTAGAACAATATTTTTATCTTTGTTGGAAACTAAAAAAAATAGAGCAAAACAAAAATAAAAAGTAGACTTCTTGTGTGACTTATGATATAATAATTCGGTATTAACAATAAGTTTCGAGGAGGAAGTATGGCGAAACAAGACGTAATAGAATTAGAAGGAGTAATACTTGAAACGTTACCTAATGCTATGTTTAAAGTAG from Psychrilyobacter atlanticus DSM 19335 includes these protein-coding regions:
- the gshAB gene encoding bifunctional glutamate--cysteine ligase GshA/glutathione synthetase GshB, whose product is MKKLINIINDKKLNRFLTKCNFGIEKENVRVDSSGHLAMTKHPDIFGNKLKNPYITTDFSESQVEMITPSMDTIEETYNFLDSLHDIVSLELKDEYLWPQSTPPSLPDEEDIPVSTFEETCEGNRAQKYRDYLSQKYGKQKQLLSGIHYNFSFKDEFLELLHKESKNSDFKLFKDEIYLKISRNFFKYRWILIYLFGANPSIHGTYSRKCVDMLDEVAPDSFSYTSGNSFRNGMCGYKNKEVFNISYNSRAEYVENIKTLISQEKLISEKEYYSPIRLKAKDNTNLLKSIEEDGIEYLEVRLLDLNPMIKTGISIDQLYFVHLFLLFCLFTDEDSLTEKEMWEGNKNHDLVAHYGRKVDLELFDGGEFKFLKDLGLDIISKIEIIIENLGISNSNYTNTLREALESFHNTDLLISSQIEKGIREEGFIDFNLNLAKKYYKESQIDNFSLRGYEDLELSTQILIKDAIKRGIKFEILDRKENFISLTKNGKTEYIVQATKTSLDSYSTVLIMENKLVTKKILEKNKIKVPKGGYYTNSQDAVDDFYRYQGTKTVVKPNSTNFGLGITILPKEFTLSDYENALNFAFGEDDSILIEEFIEGKEYRIFVLKDKVVGILHRVPANVVGDEKHSIRTLVEQKNKDVLRGTGYKKPLQKINLGEAEETFLASQNLNFDYIPKKDETIYLRENSNISTGGDSIDFTDDILDEYKQIAIDSAKAADATICGVDMMIKDIKELPNDSNHGIIEINFNPAIHIHCYPYKGENRKLGEKILDSLGF
- the map gene encoding type I methionyl aminopeptidase, which translates into the protein MSITIKTREEIEKIKAANQIIARLYNEILPSKIVPGVSTNELNVIIEDYIRSQGAIPATIGVGGPQNAYPAGSCLSVNEEVVHGIPGNRILQEGDIISVDTVTNLDGYYGDSAITFPVGEIDEESKKLLEVTKEALEIGIEQCYAGNRLGDLGNAIEAHVKKNKFTVVRDFCGHGVGHSMHEDPMVMNFGRKGRGIKLEEGMVIAIEPMVNSGSYKVGILDDGWTAVTKDGKRSAHFEHSVAIVDGKPLVLSRYEK
- a CDS encoding ArsR/SmtB family transcription factor, with the translated sequence MNNIDFQARIFKALGHPLRLKILKKLVDGELCVCKLVDDTEFTQANLSQHLKILSNAGLIVKRKEGNYSHYRISDDKTIDLLRNCEDLATNYIKKLL
- a CDS encoding adenylate kinase, whose product is MNIMLFGAPGAGKGTQAKFLIEKYDIPQISTGDILRAAIKAGTEMGLEAKKFMDEGKLVPDSTIIGIIRDRLAEKDCTEGFILDGFPRTIPQAEALEKLMEDMKISLDRVISLNVPDDLIVDRITGRRVCPKCGASFHVEFNAPKTTDICDYCGEALIIRKDDTAETVVNRLASYHAQTAPLFDFYTTRGVMAEVDGTKDVSEVKEDIFKILG
- a CDS encoding (2Fe-2S)-binding protein, which gives rise to MYEYICYCDKVTKEDIVTAVFGGAKTFKEVIEVTGL
- a CDS encoding MATE family efflux transporter; the encoded protein is MKKKYDLTEGNILYKLTLLSLPIMGMSLIQMAYNMIDMIWIGRLGNGAVAAVGTAGFFLKFGFAITALIFIGTGIRTSQSVGEKNYKKANSYAETSIINTMGLITAFIVMILISRYQLIGFFKLNNPAIEKMAVDYMTITAFGIFFSSLSLVFTRIFNGHGDSKTPFLITSIGLILNIILDPILIFGLFGFPKLGVVGAAIATVLAQTIVSTILFIYLRKHYQIFTHGFVYDMEKTRDIIKIGTPIAAQRILFTGFSVFIARIIANWGADAIAVQRVGVQIESISWITAGGFQGALAAFVGQNYGAKKYDRIKKGYFNAIGIISVLGVFVSFILIVFPEPIFRIFLQDDYIVSLGANYLRILGVSQLFMVVEMTTVGGFQGIGKTLPPSIVSIILTGARIPMALMLSVTALELNGIWWSITISSILKGIVLPIWFMIHLKRFKEDKTLVMN